The segment ATTTGAGGAGAGCGCCGCATGAGCCGGATGACGATACTCACCGAAGCCGAACTGCGCGCGATCGTGAAGCTCGATCTCGATGCCGTCGCCTGCGTCGAGAACGCGTTCCGAGCGCTTGCCACCCTGCCGGTGGCGATGCCGCCGATCCTGCGGCTCGACATTCCCGAGCATCGCGGCGAGGTCGACGTCAAGACCGCCTATGTGCCAGGCATCGACGGTTTTGCCATCAAGATCAGTCCCGGTTTCTTCGACAATCCGAAGCTCGGCCTGCCCAGCGTCAACGGCATGATGGTGCTGCTGTCATCAAAAACCGGGCTGGTCGAGGCGCTGCTGCTCGACAATGGCTATTTGACCGACATCCGCACGGCGGCGGCTGGAGCGGTCGCGGCGAAACATCTTTCGCGAGCCGACTCCACTGTTGCCGCGATCTTCGGCGCCGGCGTCCAGGCCGGACTGCAGCTCGAGGCGCTTATGCTGGTGCGGCCGATCACCCAGGCCCGCATCTGGGCCAAGGACGCCGCCAGGGCCGAAGCCGCGGCGGATGCATTGCGCGAAAGACTGGGCATCGTCGTGCGCGCCGAGCCCGACGCGGCCACGGCGGCGGCCGGCGCCGACATCATCGTCACCACGACGCCGTCGACCGAACCGCTGATCAAGGCCGGCTTCGTCTCGGCCGGCCAGCACATCACCGCAATGGGTTCGGACGCCGAGCACAAAAATGAGATCGCGCCGGCGATCCTGCGCATGGCCGATCTCTACGTCGCCGATAGCGCGAAGCAGACGCGGCTGCTGGGCGAATTGCATCATGCCATCGCGACAGGGGTGATGGCAGCCGATGCCGAGATCACAGAGCTCGGCCAGATCATCGCCGGCGATAGGCATGGCCGCCGTTCGGACAGCGACATCACCATCGTCGACCTCACCGGCACCGGCGTGCAGGACACCGCGATCGCCACGCTCGCCCGCGACCGTGCCGAGGCGGCCAGCACCGGGACAATTTTCGAAAGCTGATACCGGCCGCAAGGCCCAACAAACGAGGACCAAGAACAATGCAGCCCAATTTGAAATTCTCGCGCGGCGAATATGCGGATCGCCTCGCCAAGACCCGGAAGGCCATGGAGGCCAAGGGCGTCGATCTGCTCGTTGTCAGCGACCCGTCCAATATGGCCTGGCTGACCGGCTATGACGGCTGGTCGTTCTATGTGCACCAGGCCGTCATCGTGCCGCCGTCGGGCGAACCGGTGTGGTATGGGCGCGGCCAGGACGCCAACGGCGCCAAGCGCACCGCCTATCTCGCGCACGACAACATCGTTGGCTATGCCGACCATTATGTGCAGTCGACCGAACGCCACCCGATGGATTTTCTCTCGCAGGTGCTGGCCGACCGCGGCTGGGGCAAGCTCAGCATCGGCGTCGAGATGGACAATTACTGGTTCTCGGCCGCTGCCTTCACATCGCTGCAGAAACATCTGCCAAATGCCCGCTTCGTCGACGCCACGGCACTCGTCAACTGGCAGCGCGCAGTGAAGAGCCCGACCGAAATCGATTACATGCGCAAGGCCGCCCGCATCGTCGAAGCGATGCACCAGCGCATCGTCGACAAGATCGAAGTCGGCATGCGCAAATGCGATCTGGTCGCCGAGATCTATGATGCCGGCACGCGCGGCGTCGACGGGCCGGAGGGAAAGATTGGCGGCGACTACCCGGCGATCGTGCCGCTGCTGCCGTCGGGCGCCGATGCGTCGGCGCCGCATCTGACCTGGGACGACCGGCCGATGAAATCGGGCGAGGGCACCTTCTTCGAGATCGCCGGCTGCTACAACCGCTACCATTGTCCGCTTTCGCGGACTGTGTTCCTTGGTAAACCGACGCAGGAATTCCTCGATGCCGAAAAGGCGACGCTGGAAGGCATGGAGGCGGGGCTGGCCGCTGCGAAGCCTGGCAATACATGCGAAGACATCGCCAATGCCTTCTTCGCGGTGCTGAAGCGTTACGGCATCGTCAAGGACAACCGCACCGGTTATCCGATCGGGCTTTCCTATCCGCCGGATTGGGGCGAGCGCACGATGAGCCTGCGCCCCGGCGACCGCACCGAGCTGAAGCCCGGCATGACCTTCCATTTCATGACCGGCCTGTGGCTGGAGACGATGGGGCTCGAAATCACCGAATCCATCCTGATCACCGAGACCGGGGTCGAGTGCCTGGCCAATGTGCCACGCAAGCTGGTGGTTAAGAATTGAGCCCGATGTCCAGCCTTCGCCCATCACCGATCACGCCGACCGTCGATTTCGACCGCGACGGCGTGCAGCACGGCTTCCTGCGGCTGCCTTACAGCCGTGACGATTCGGCCTGGGGATCGGTGATGATCCCGATCTGCGTGATCCGCAACGGCAGAGGGCCGAGCGCATTGCTCACCGGCGGCAATCATGGCGACGAATATGAGGGGCCGCTGGCGCTCTACGATCTCGCCCGCACGCTCGATCCCAAGCAAGTCAGCGGCACGGTGATCATCGTGCCGGCGATGAACTATCCGGCGTTCCGCGCCGGCACCCGCACCTCGCCGATCGACAAGGGCAATTTGAACCGCAGCTTTCCCGGCAAGCCCGACGGCACGGTGACCGAGAAGATCGCCGATTATTTTCAACGTGAGTTGCTCCCCCGCACAGACATCGCGCTCGACTTCCATTCCGGCGGCAAGACGCTCGACTTCGTGCCGTTCTGTGCCGCCCATATCCGCCCCGACAAGGAGTTGGAGGCGAAGGGTTTTGCCGCGGTGGAAGCGTTCTCGGCGCCGTGGTCGATGAAGATGCTGGAGATCGATGCGGTCGGCATGTTCGACACTGCCGCCGAAGAGATGGGCAAGCTGTTCATCACCACGGAGCTCGGCGGCGGTGGGACTGCCCGCGCAGAGACGGTGCGGATCGCCCGGCGCGGCGTGCTCAACGTGCTGCGCCATGCCGGCATCGTCGCCGGTGCGGTCGAGATGCAGCCGACCCGCTGGCTGGACATGCCGTCGGGCGATTGCTTCTCCTTCGCCGAGGACGACGGGATGATCGAAACCATGATCGATCTCGGCGAGCCTGTCGAAGAGGGCCAGGTCCTGGCGCGCATCCACTCGATCGGCCGCACCGGTGCCGCACCTCAGGAGATCAGGGCAAGGATGGGCGGCATGCTGGCAGCGCGGCATTTCCCCGGACTGGTCAAGGCGGGCGACTGCACCGCCATGGTCGCCGTGCTGGTCGATTGAAGCAGGGCAATCGCTTCAGGTCGTCGGCGCTGCCCCTCATCGCCCTGCCGGGCACTTCTCCCCGTATAGTGACTGTATAGTGACGGGGAGAAGGACGCTCTTCGATGATTTCGTTGCAGAAGACGCGCCAAGGGCTACGCCCATCGGACTTCTCCCGTTTTACTGGGAGAAGGTGCCGGCAGGCGGATGAGGGGCAGCGTCGGCATTGAATGTGGCAGCCACGGGCAGCTTCCAGGCGCTGTCGATCAATTCAGCGGTGCGGGTAACCGACGTCTGGATCGCGTCTTGCGAAACTCTGGGCTGGCCGGCAATCAAAAGTGCGGCGCCGCCTGGCACGCCGAAGACGGCGATCACAATCACACCGAAAGCGAGACTGCGCTTCATTGCTGAATCTCGGAGCAGGCAGCAACAGGAGAATGAAGAAAAGCCACCGCAACGTCAATCGAAGGCCCGCGCCTCTGGAGGAGCGCGGGCCGACCGGGGCCCCCGGTCCGGCAGCCAACATCCGGGAGATATTCGCTGTCACCCTACAATCGTTAGTATGCGCTAATGTTCCCATCGCTCAGAGAAATACCACGCCTACCGAGGGCCGGAAGCAATGGCGCCGCGGCCCGAAGCGCGGGCACTTCGGTGGACACCTCGGTAATGGAGCCTATGTTCCTAATACCGGCGAACCGCAGCATCGCCTGGCAACAGCACAGGTGGGATGAAATCAGTTCTCAGAAACGTTCATCAACAACACTCAATGCCTGCTGCCCGACACCTGGTGCCGATGACCAAAAAACCTCCGGCGGTGGTCCTGAAAAATACCGTGCGCGACGCCGAGGAGACCGAATATGCCGGCCAAAGCGTTTATTAACCGGATCGCGACAGCGGTGCCGGAGCACGAGGTTCATCAATTCTATCTGCAATTCGCGGCCTCAATGCTTGCGGCCGATCGCCGAAGAATTTTCAAACGCATGGTTGACGTTGCCGGCATCGAGCACCGCTATTCCTGCTTTGCACCTGCCGGCGACCCCGAAGGACCATCAGCAGATCTTGACGGGAGGTTCATCCGGGGCGCCTTTCCTGGAACGGCCGAGAGAATGGCAATGTTCTGTGATGCCGCACCTGTTCTGGCGCAAAAAGGCGTCGACGGATTGGCGCTTGGCGGCGGCGCTTCTTGCATCACCCATCTCATCGTCACCACCTGCACCGGTTTTTCAGCGCCAGGTATCGACCTGGAGCTGGTTGCGCGATGCGGCCTGCCGGACAGGGTCGAACGCACGATGATCGGTTTCATGGGCTGCTACGCGGCGATCAACGGCCTCAAGCTTGCCCGCCACATCGTCCGCTCCGACCCGCAGGCCAGGGTCCTGCTGGTCAATATCGAACTCTGCACGATGCATCTGCGGGAAACCAGCGAACTGGAAAAGCTGCTGTCGTTCTGCCTCTGGGGCGATGGCTGTGCGGCTGCGCTCATCACCGCCGAGCCGCACGGCATCGAGCTCGAAAGCTTTTACGGCATCGTGGCGGACGAGCGGCGGGATCTGATGAGCTGGAGCATTAGTGACCACGGCTTCGAAATGGTTCTTTC is part of the Mesorhizobium sp. L-2-11 genome and harbors:
- the eutC gene encoding ectoine utilization protein EutC, translated to MSRMTILTEAELRAIVKLDLDAVACVENAFRALATLPVAMPPILRLDIPEHRGEVDVKTAYVPGIDGFAIKISPGFFDNPKLGLPSVNGMMVLLSSKTGLVEALLLDNGYLTDIRTAAAGAVAAKHLSRADSTVAAIFGAGVQAGLQLEALMLVRPITQARIWAKDAARAEAAADALRERLGIVVRAEPDAATAAAGADIIVTTTPSTEPLIKAGFVSAGQHITAMGSDAEHKNEIAPAILRMADLYVADSAKQTRLLGELHHAIATGVMAADAEITELGQIIAGDRHGRRSDSDITIVDLTGTGVQDTAIATLARDRAEAASTGTIFES
- a CDS encoding type III polyketide synthase, which translates into the protein MPAKAFINRIATAVPEHEVHQFYLQFAASMLAADRRRIFKRMVDVAGIEHRYSCFAPAGDPEGPSADLDGRFIRGAFPGTAERMAMFCDAAPVLAQKGVDGLALGGGASCITHLIVTTCTGFSAPGIDLELVARCGLPDRVERTMIGFMGCYAAINGLKLARHIVRSDPQARVLLVNIELCTMHLRETSELEKLLSFCLWGDGCAAALITAEPHGIELESFYGIVADERRDLMSWSISDHGFEMVLSGQVPAAIHEALRSNHHAILGGRPTEAIDLWAVHPGGRSVLDAVERALELAPTALEPSREVLRRYGNMSSATVMFVMKEMLKAPPGMLGCGMSFGPGLAAETMLFRTGS
- the doeA gene encoding ectoine hydrolase DoeA (DoeA (degradation of ectoine A) is also called EutD (ectoine utilization D).), which codes for MQPNLKFSRGEYADRLAKTRKAMEAKGVDLLVVSDPSNMAWLTGYDGWSFYVHQAVIVPPSGEPVWYGRGQDANGAKRTAYLAHDNIVGYADHYVQSTERHPMDFLSQVLADRGWGKLSIGVEMDNYWFSAAAFTSLQKHLPNARFVDATALVNWQRAVKSPTEIDYMRKAARIVEAMHQRIVDKIEVGMRKCDLVAEIYDAGTRGVDGPEGKIGGDYPAIVPLLPSGADASAPHLTWDDRPMKSGEGTFFEIAGCYNRYHCPLSRTVFLGKPTQEFLDAEKATLEGMEAGLAAAKPGNTCEDIANAFFAVLKRYGIVKDNRTGYPIGLSYPPDWGERTMSLRPGDRTELKPGMTFHFMTGLWLETMGLEITESILITETGVECLANVPRKLVVKN
- the doeB gene encoding N(2)-acetyl-L-2,4-diaminobutanoate deacetylase DoeB, translated to MSSLRPSPITPTVDFDRDGVQHGFLRLPYSRDDSAWGSVMIPICVIRNGRGPSALLTGGNHGDEYEGPLALYDLARTLDPKQVSGTVIIVPAMNYPAFRAGTRTSPIDKGNLNRSFPGKPDGTVTEKIADYFQRELLPRTDIALDFHSGGKTLDFVPFCAAHIRPDKELEAKGFAAVEAFSAPWSMKMLEIDAVGMFDTAAEEMGKLFITTELGGGGTARAETVRIARRGVLNVLRHAGIVAGAVEMQPTRWLDMPSGDCFSFAEDDGMIETMIDLGEPVEEGQVLARIHSIGRTGAAPQEIRARMGGMLAARHFPGLVKAGDCTAMVAVLVD